In Arthrobacter citreus, a single genomic region encodes these proteins:
- the ltrA gene encoding group II intron reverse transcriptase/maturase, with protein METKLLRIAEVAKSDPKMQFTSLAHLLDKQSLVQCHIELPHKKATGINGTTKEQYSDNLKENIEDLVRRLKSKSYRPVPVRRMYIPKLNSKKKRPLGIPEHEDKIVQKGVTKILNSIYEIDFLDCSFGFRPNRSCHDALKILNFYIEKRSVNYVVDVDIKGFFDNVDHKWMMEFLKLRIADPNLLRIIGRFLKGGYMEEGKKYKTDNGTPQGGVISPVLANVYLHYVLDLWFEKSVKKQCEGQAYLVRYADDYVCCFQFKNEAQEFFQSLKLRLKKFNLEIAEDKTKIIPFGRLAEKLGKHQGNGKPETFDFLGFTHYCGKSKQGKFRVKRKSSRKKVQSKVKESKEWLKKNRNNNIHIIMDRFKRSLIGYFNYYCITDNIPNVNIFKVKIENLVFKWLNRRSQRKSFKWEKFRLFLDKFPLPSPRIKVNIYDLRKEISYIM; from the coding sequence ATGGAAACAAAACTACTAAGGATAGCAGAAGTAGCAAAATCTGATCCTAAAATGCAATTTACATCTCTTGCACATTTATTAGATAAGCAATCACTAGTTCAATGTCACATTGAATTACCACATAAGAAAGCAACTGGGATAAATGGCACAACTAAAGAACAATACAGTGATAATCTCAAAGAAAATATAGAGGATTTAGTAAGGAGACTTAAAAGCAAAAGCTATCGTCCTGTTCCAGTTAGGAGAATGTATATTCCGAAGCTCAATTCGAAGAAGAAAAGACCACTAGGTATACCGGAACATGAAGATAAGATTGTTCAAAAAGGTGTTACGAAAATATTAAACTCCATCTATGAAATTGACTTCCTGGACTGTTCGTTCGGATTTCGCCCAAATCGTAGTTGCCACGATGCTTTGAAAATACTGAACTTCTATATTGAAAAGAGGTCAGTAAACTATGTAGTTGATGTAGACATAAAAGGCTTCTTTGACAACGTTGACCACAAATGGATGATGGAATTCTTAAAACTGCGAATCGCTGACCCAAACTTACTAAGAATAATAGGTAGGTTTCTTAAAGGTGGATACATGGAAGAAGGAAAGAAATACAAAACAGATAATGGTACACCGCAAGGTGGTGTAATATCTCCTGTATTAGCTAATGTGTATCTTCATTATGTACTCGACTTATGGTTTGAGAAAAGTGTTAAGAAACAGTGCGAGGGACAAGCATACCTAGTAAGGTATGCAGATGATTATGTGTGCTGTTTTCAATTTAAGAATGAGGCTCAGGAATTCTTTCAATCTCTAAAATTAAGACTCAAGAAGTTTAATCTGGAAATAGCCGAAGATAAAACCAAAATTATTCCTTTCGGGCGGCTTGCGGAGAAACTTGGAAAGCATCAGGGAAATGGAAAACCAGAAACCTTCGATTTTCTAGGTTTTACGCACTATTGCGGGAAAAGTAAACAAGGAAAGTTTCGAGTGAAACGGAAATCAAGTAGGAAGAAAGTACAAAGTAAAGTAAAAGAGTCTAAAGAATGGTTGAAGAAGAATAGAAATAATAATATTCATATAATCATGGACAGATTCAAACGCTCGCTTATAGGCTACTTCAACTACTATTGCATCACTGATAATATTCCAAATGTTAACATTTTCAAAGTTAAAATCGAGAACTTAGTATTTAAATGGCTCAATAGAAGAAGTCAAAGGAAATCCTTTAAATGGGAGAAATTCAGACTATTTCTTGATAAATTTCCACTACCCTCTCCGAGGATTAAGGTGAATATTTATGATTTAAGAAAAGAAATTAGCTACATTATGTAA
- a CDS encoding excalibur calcium-binding domain-containing protein encodes MVLTLPNKKVVTLEDGEKSYTYTPANFTTVQTASLVAEDANGNKAKAVVLNWDDAKRAPIEAKNVTYKDVNGVITVNFTPANEYDYSYTLVTLPNGKTVKVVKGKKSFTYNGTTVVGKPYTFKFQSVDTLGNKSKGIKSTFTPKAVTVNFTMRTRSTVTLRTAASATASKVVTVASGKNVKVLSKGYGPKREYAYVQYGTKKGYVLSSSLLEYFANCTDLRKKYPKGVPSTHQAYQKKLDRDNDKYACEN; translated from the coding sequence ATGGTGCTGACCCTACCAAACAAAAAAGTTGTGACACTTGAAGACGGGGAAAAAAGTTACACGTACACACCAGCAAACTTCACAACTGTTCAAACGGCTTCACTTGTTGCAGAAGATGCGAACGGAAACAAAGCAAAAGCGGTCGTGTTAAATTGGGATGACGCAAAACGCGCACCAATCGAGGCAAAAAACGTAACGTATAAAGATGTGAATGGTGTGATCACGGTTAATTTCACACCAGCAAACGAATACGACTACAGTTACACACTTGTGACATTACCAAACGGTAAAACGGTCAAAGTGGTAAAAGGGAAAAAAAGCTTCACATACAACGGCACAACAGTCGTTGGTAAACCATACACATTCAAGTTCCAAAGCGTGGATACACTAGGCAATAAATCAAAAGGCATCAAATCAACATTTACACCAAAAGCAGTTACGGTCAACTTTACAATGAGAACACGCTCAACGGTGACACTTCGCACGGCTGCAAGTGCAACTGCTTCAAAAGTAGTGACGGTAGCAAGTGGCAAAAACGTCAAAGTGCTTTCAAAAGGGTACGGACCAAAACGTGAGTATGCATACGTACAATATGGAACGAAAAAAGGATATGTACTAAGTAGCTCATTACTTGAGTATTTCGCAAATTGTACCGATTTACGTAAGAAATACCCAAAAGGTGTACCAAGTACACACCAAGCGTACCAAAAGAAGCTAGACCGTGATAACGACAAGTACGCTTGTGAAAACTAA